A region from the Arachis ipaensis cultivar K30076 chromosome B01, Araip1.1, whole genome shotgun sequence genome encodes:
- the LOC107639458 gene encoding 30S ribosomal protein S1, chloroplastic (The sequence of the model RefSeq protein was modified relative to this genomic sequence to represent the inferred CDS: added 8 bases not found in genome assembly) yields MATSVGHQFPLSSSRFSKPSFSFTQKRSSLTIVNSVALSNAQSKERLKLKELFNEAYDRCRNAPMEGVSFTLEDFTAALDKYDFDAEVGTKVKGTVFATDANGALVDITAKSSAYLPLQEASIHKIKNVEEAGIVVGLRDEFLIIGENEADDSLILSLRSMQHDLAWERCRQLQAEDVIVKGKIVGANKGGVVAEVEGLRGFVPFSQISTKSSGEELVDKDIPLKFVEVDEEQQRLVLSNRKAMADTQSQLGIGSVVTGSVQSLKPYGAFVDIGGINGLLHVSQISHDRVVDISTVLQPGDTLKVMILSHDRERGRVSLSTKKLEPTPGDMIRNPKLVFEKAEEMAQTFRQRIAQAEAMARADMLRFQPEGGLTLGSDGILGPITSDLPEEGLDLSEVPLAEES; encoded by the exons TTCTGTGGGTCACCAATTCCCACTCTCTTCTTCGCGCTTCTCCAAACCATCATTCTCTTTCACTCAGAAGCGAAGCTCCCTCACCATCGTCAACTCAGTGGCACTATCCAATGCGCAGAGCAAGGAGAGGCTGAAGCTGAAGGAACTCTTCAATGAAGCCTATGACAGGTGCCGCAATGCTCCCATGGAAGGCGTTTCCTTCACCCTCGAAGACTTCACCGCCGCTCTCGACAAGTATGACTTCGATGCCGAAGTTGGCACCAAAGTCAAAGGCACTGTGTTTGCCACAGATGCTAATGGAGCACTCGTTGATATCACAGCGAAATCTTCTGCATACTTGCCACTACAAGAGGCTTCCATACACAAGATCAAGAATGTGGAAGAAGCAGGGATTGTGGTTGGATTGAGAGACGAGTTTTTGATAATTGGTGAGAATGAAGCTGATGATAGTTTGATCTTGAGCTTGAGGTCTATGCAGCATGATCTTGCTTGGGAACGATGCAGACAACTCCAAGCTGAAGATGTTATTGTCAAGGGTAAG ATTGTTGGTGCAAACAAAGGTGGAGTGGTGGCTGAGGTGGAAGGCCTTAGAGGCTTCGTTCCATTCTCACAGATATCAACT AAATCAAGTGGAGAGGAGCTTGTTGATAAGGATATTCCTCTCAAGTTTGTGGAGGTGGATGAGGAACAACAAAGACTTGTTCTGAGTAACCGAAAGGCCATGGCGGATACCCAATCACAGCTTGGAATTGGATCTGTAGTGACAGGATCTGTTCAAAGCCTAAAGCCATACGGCGCCTTCGTCGACATTGGTGGAATCAATGGCCTCCTTCATGTGAGTCAGATCAGCCATGACAGAGTAGTTGATATCTCAACTGTTCTTCAACCTGGTGACACTCTCAAG GTGATGATCTTGAGTCATGATAGGGAGAGAGGAAGAGTAAGTCTTTCCACCAAGAAGCTGGAACCTACACCTGGTGATATGATCCGTAATCCAAAGCTTGTCTTTGAGAAG GCTGAGGAGATGGCTCAGACATTCAGACAGAGAATAGCTCAAGCCGAAGCTATGGCTCGTGCTGACATGCTTAGGTTCCAGCCTGAG GGTGGATTAACTCTTGGGAGTGATGGGATATTGGGACCAATTACTTCAGACTTGCCTGAGGAGGGACTGGATTTGAGTGAGGTGCCTCTTGCTGAAGAATCATGA